The sequence AAAAAGGCGGGGCATTCTGGCATTTTCATAAAATTGTTAACATTTGATTAATGGAAGGAATTTTTCACTGCGAGCGTTCAGTTGTCAGCTGTACGACCGGGCGTTTGCATACTTTCAAAGGAGTTCAATTATTGATCATGGTCAATGAATTTTTCGAAAGTCCAGTTCTTCTTAATTATTTTATTATTCCCGCTCTTATTTGTCTGGCTCGTATTTGTGATGTCACTCTGGGAACGATTCGAACAATAGCCGTTTCAAAAGGCATGAAATATCTTGCAGCCGGATTCGGTTTTTTTGAGGTCATGATCTGGCTTTTTGCTATCGGACAAATTTTGCAGAACCTGACAAACTTTGCAAATTATATTGCATATGCCACAGGTTTTGCCGTTGGCAATTATGTCGGGATTTATATTGAAGAAAAATTATCACTGGGAATTGTAATGCTGCGAATAATCACAAAAAAGAGTGCTGACGATTTAATCGCATTTTTAAAATCTGCGGGTTATGGAGTCACCAATATGAAAGCCGACGGCGCTTATGGACCTGTAGCTGTCATTTTTACGATTATCAAACGCAGAGAATGTAAAACAGTTGTTGAAATCATAAAGAAATTTAATCCCAAGGCTGTTTATACTGTTGAGGAAGTTAAATTTGCTAATACTCCTACCTTCCCCATAGTGCATAAAGATAAGAACCATTATTTTCGTATACTGTTCCATCCGTTTGTTCAAACTATGGGCTTCGGTCGCAGGACTTTAATTATGCTTAGAAATTTCCAGCACGGTAGCCATTCAAAGGTCAAGGGTGCAGCATCTTGATAAATTCTACTTCATTTTAATTCATATTAGAATGCAAATGGAGCATCTAAACCTCCCGGGATCGATATCCCTGGTCTTGGTCTTTCGGGATCAGATGTAACCGAACCAAGGTATTCATAATTGATGATAATTGAAGTCACTAACTGTTTGAAAGGAGATATTAACAAAAAATGAGCAAAGATGCCAAGAAGATGGAGACAGAGCAGCCATGGGGCATGATCTCGTGTATAGATTTATACAACTGCAACCCGGAAACCATTCGGAACGACAAAAAAATTAAACAGTTTGTGGAAGAGCTTTGTGATCTGATTAAAATGAAACGCTTTGGCGAAACCCAGGTGGTTCATTTCGGCGAGGATGAACGGGTTGCGGGATACTCTATGGTTCAGCTCATAGAAACCTCTCTTATCTCAGCACATTTTGCCAATCATACCAACACAACCTATCTCGATGTTTTTAGCTGCAAACCTTACGAACCCGAGATGGTCGTTGAATTCGCAAAAAATTTCTTTAAGGCTGAGAGAACCAATCTTAATGTGGTTACCCGTCAGTAACCCCCAAAATCTTAAATAACAACAGGGGCGCCGGCAAAGCAGGAAGCACAAAATGATGCAAAGAAAATTTATAACAGACATGGGGGAATGCGAGAGATTGTGGAAAACCTTTGTCCGGCCAAGGAACATATCAGACTTGTGGGAATTTCGTCTCTGTTTTCAACGGCATTTCAATTGCAAACCCTGCTTTCTGGTTCTGGAGGACGGAGAGGGGATAGCCGGTATGTTGCCACTTTCTTATATGAAAGAGATGGAAATGTTCGTTTTTTTCCCGGGGGAGACATGGAAAGGAAAGACCTGGATCGAGCGCACTCCTGTTTATTTAAGAGAACAAGAATTCCTCCCGGAACTTTTTTCCTTCTGCCCTGAGAGGACATATCTAAGATATATGGAGATCCCGGAAGAGTTTCTGATCCCCGCGCTGGATGTTGATGAAACAGGGTATGCTCTCTATCCGTCCAATCTGGATTTTGACATAACAATTTATCGCAAGAGGTTCTCAAACAAGAAATTTAAGGACATCAACAAGACGATCAAATCTCTGACGGGCGTTGATAATTCTTTTTGCCTTAACCGGTTAGAAGATTTCGACCTGCTCGTAGACATGAACATACAAAAATTTGGATCGGATTCATACCTGTACGATTATCGATTCAGAGAAAGCTTCAGAGATATAATGCATTTTCTGCACCGCAGGGGCTGGCTCAGGATGACAAGCCTTGAAATAGACGGAAAAACGGCGGCCGTCGATATAGGCGCATTATATCAAGGGACATACACGGTGTTTCTTGGTGGAGCCGACCGTGAGATTCCAGGCATAGCCAAGGCCATAAATATGTACCATATTGAATCCGCCTGCAATGAAGGTTTTTTAAAGGTTGATTTCCTTTGCGGGGATTTCCACTGGAAGAAACTCTGGCACCTTGATCCTGAACCGCTCTATAAGTTTGTAACCCCTGCATTAACTCAAAAAGATCAATTCGATCACGCATTGTTGGTGAATGATTCCACCAACCTTATTAGCAGAGAACAAAGTTATGCTTGACCGGGAGCACACTCCTAAGGGGCACAATATAAAGCAAACATATTGTTCGCAACAGCTCACTATCTCCGATGATTCGCCTTGGGCTCATGAAACTGCGATTGATTCGTATTCGGCTCATGAATCTTCGATTGCCTTGCCGGGAAGCTCCCCGCCTTGCTGGCGGGGAGCTTCACATAACAACCAGGGAAAGAGATTTTCATGAGGCGCGATCCAGTACTTGTGGTTGGAACCACACCGGACTATGTGTTAAAGATTCACAGAAAATATCCTGAAGATACAGTCTTTATTGCTGACACCAGCTTCCAGACGGATTCTCTTCTTAGAACAATCGAGGAATCTGCTCTCCTCTTCGCCTCCCTTGAAAATTTTGCAGAGACCCTGCAATCAGTTTGTCAATATCTGTCCATCAACAAGCTTTCTCCCCGGGGTATCGCCTGCTTTGACTGCGAGTCTCTGATTGCGGCAAGCAAGCTGGCTCTTCATTTAAAAGTGCCGTTTCCTGCACCGCACGCTGTCGCCAAAACGAGGAACAAGTTCGAATCAAGAAGAATATGGAAAGACGCCGGGCTTCCCTCCCCGCATGCCGCTCTCGCTTCGGAATTGGAGGAAACTCTGGAATTCTTTCACTGTATCAAGAAGGATATCGTGTTGAAACCGGTTTCCGGAAGTGGGGGTGAGCTTCTGTTCCACTGCAAGGATGAAGAAGAAATAATAAGAGCAGTCCGGGCTATGAAGGAGGAACTTCCCAAACGGAGGTTAAAACCTCTTTTCAGGGCGATTTCTGTTAATTCCGGGGTAAATCTCATCGACCCATGCAGTTCATGGATCGTTGAAGAGTTCATCTCCGGACCTGAATTCAGCTGCGATTTTATACTTCGGAACGGACAAACAGTAATCTTAAGGGAAACGGGAAAGGTAAAGGCTCCTGACCAGACATTCGGCTCAATCCTCGCGTATACATTTCCCCCTTTATATCCGGAAGGTTTCGTTCTGAAAGACCTCCATAATATGCTGAAAGATGCCTCAACTTCCCTGGGTTTTACCTGGGGTTATTTCATGGCGGATTTTATCATCACTGACAGCGGGCACCCGGTTATTATAGAATTGACGCCAAGGCCGGGCGGTGATTCCATCCCCGATCTTGTGGAAATCGCCACAGGAAATGATCTTCTTGGAACATATCTCGACATCGTTTCCGGCAAATATAGCCCGTTAGAAACATCAGACATGCCGCCTGAATCATTTGCGAGCATAAATCTTTACGCTCCCGGGGAAGGCGTAATTACCTGTCTTGATCCATCCCGGATTCTCTCCCTTCCATGGGTCAAGGCGGTATTCCTCAAGAAAAAAGTGGGGGACAAAATAATCCTTCCCCCTGATGACTACGACAACAGACTTCTGGGATACTGTGTTATTTCTCCTGAATCAGGCAGCAATCTGATCTCTATATACCATCAACTTAACAAGTCTCTCAGGATCTCCATCAAGAACGATAAGCAGTCATAAACCTAACAAAAGAAATGATAAGAAAGCATGCACGAAGCTAACCGGAAAAATACCAGCAAGCCTGATCAACTATCTGTTTCAAAAAGGTACAAAGAGACCATATCGAGACTGGTTCCTCTTTTCATCAGAGCGCTAAAGAGCCGCGAAAAGGTTCTTCCCAAAACGGTTCTTCATCAGTACCTGAATTCCATATTGGATAAAAGAGAAATTCTTCTGGACAGCGCTTCACGATTTGGAACCCCCCAGTATTTTTTCGACGAGCCATCTCTCTCTTCGCAAATAGCAGGGTTTCACTCAGCTTTCTCAAAGCACTTTGATAGATACCGCGCATTCTATGCCCTGAAGAGCAACTCCTTTGATGGGATTTGCAGTCATGTTCTGGCCGCGGGCATGGGCATTGACGTGTCAAGCGGGTTCGAGCTTTCCCTGGCACTCTCCATGGATTGCCGGGATATCATCTTTAGCGGGCCCGGAAAGACCGATGGAGAACTCATGCTCGCTATTCAAAATCGAAAAAGGGTAACCCTGCTTCTGGACAGCATGGGCGAACTGCAAAGACTCTCAAAACTCATGAAACGGGAAAGGGGTATGCGTGACACCCTGAAAGTGGGAATACGTGTCCGCAGCGATCATAAGGGGGAATGGGACAAGTTTGGAATTCCCATCAAAAATCTGGCCGAGATGTTAAGAAAATCCATGGCGGTGGAAGGGGTGGAACCCTGTGGTATCCAGTTCCATGCCAGTTGGAATCTTGATCCGACTGCACAAATCAGAATGATAAACGAAATAGGTTCCTATATCCGCCGGCATGTACCAGCGAGCTTATGGCAATCTTTCAGATTTCTTGATATCGGGGGGGGCTTCTGGCCCGAACAGGGTGAATGGCTAAACCCGCAAAACACCATCAAAGGAAAGCTTATTCAACTTCTCGAACCAGGCGCCCGATTCAGATCAAGACATTACTGTCGCAAGTCCAGACCGCTTGACTGTTTCGCAAGTGAAATTGCCGCAGCGCTTTCACTCCAAGGGCCCCCTTTATCTGACCTCGAGATATGGATGGAGCCCGGCAGGTGGATATCAACCCCCGCCATGCATATCCTGCTCAAGGTAATCGACAAGAAGGACGCTCGAACAGTAATTACTGACGGCGGCAT comes from Syntrophales bacterium and encodes:
- a CDS encoding DUF2179 domain-containing protein, whose amino-acid sequence is MEGIFHCERSVVSCTTGRLHTFKGVQLLIMVNEFFESPVLLNYFIIPALICLARICDVTLGTIRTIAVSKGMKYLAAGFGFFEVMIWLFAIGQILQNLTNFANYIAYATGFAVGNYVGIYIEEKLSLGIVMLRIITKKSADDLIAFLKSAGYGVTNMKADGAYGPVAVIFTIIKRRECKTVVEIIKKFNPKAVYTVEEVKFANTPTFPIVHKDKNHYFRILFHPFVQTMGFGRRTLIMLRNFQHGSHSKVKGAAS
- a CDS encoding S-adenosylmethionine decarboxylase — translated: MSKDAKKMETEQPWGMISCIDLYNCNPETIRNDKKIKQFVEELCDLIKMKRFGETQVVHFGEDERVAGYSMVQLIETSLISAHFANHTNTTYLDVFSCKPYEPEMVVEFAKNFFKAERTNLNVVTRQ
- a CDS encoding ATP-grasp domain-containing protein — translated: MRRDPVLVVGTTPDYVLKIHRKYPEDTVFIADTSFQTDSLLRTIEESALLFASLENFAETLQSVCQYLSINKLSPRGIACFDCESLIAASKLALHLKVPFPAPHAVAKTRNKFESRRIWKDAGLPSPHAALASELEETLEFFHCIKKDIVLKPVSGSGGELLFHCKDEEEIIRAVRAMKEELPKRRLKPLFRAISVNSGVNLIDPCSSWIVEEFISGPEFSCDFILRNGQTVILRETGKVKAPDQTFGSILAYTFPPLYPEGFVLKDLHNMLKDASTSLGFTWGYFMADFIITDSGHPVIIELTPRPGGDSIPDLVEIATGNDLLGTYLDIVSGKYSPLETSDMPPESFASINLYAPGEGVITCLDPSRILSLPWVKAVFLKKKVGDKIILPPDDYDNRLLGYCVISPESGSNLISIYHQLNKSLRISIKNDKQS
- a CDS encoding GNAT family N-acetyltransferase, with amino-acid sequence MMQRKFITDMGECERLWKTFVRPRNISDLWEFRLCFQRHFNCKPCFLVLEDGEGIAGMLPLSYMKEMEMFVFFPGETWKGKTWIERTPVYLREQEFLPELFSFCPERTYLRYMEIPEEFLIPALDVDETGYALYPSNLDFDITIYRKRFSNKKFKDINKTIKSLTGVDNSFCLNRLEDFDLLVDMNIQKFGSDSYLYDYRFRESFRDIMHFLHRRGWLRMTSLEIDGKTAAVDIGALYQGTYTVFLGGADREIPGIAKAINMYHIESACNEGFLKVDFLCGDFHWKKLWHLDPEPLYKFVTPALTQKDQFDHALLVNDSTNLISREQSYA